In Pyrenophora tritici-repentis strain M4 chromosome 6, whole genome shotgun sequence, the DNA window AATAGATCCTGCGCTAATCTAACCCGTTGATAGGCTCCGTTAACTCCTCGTCCTTATCTACTACCTTAGGGGTAGTACAGGTGAATCTTTTtgtcatggatcaaacccgcgacctctagtaagcgaggtggcccgtgcgccttaagcgaaggccacagccgaacaccaaagttcgacccgcgcaggtcttcgaacctGCACGCAATATCTCACTTAGTACTTAATACAGATACGGTCATCTCAACTATTGACGTCCCTCACACTTTTAAGTACACGAGCTAGATTAGGTGGCTAGATGCTAGTGGCGGTGAAGGCCTTTTTAATGAGCTTAGGCCTAAAAGTAGATATCTAGGCGGGCTAAAAAAGGtggaagaagtctccttttCTTATTTTGGAGAAGCCCTAGGTGGTGTAGGTAAAGGTAATTagtgttaagaatatgttaggttcagtccaggtcggcgaggtgaggttcgtggagtaagcccgagcagaaggaccgacgcggaatgatgatctgtcatgtacgtcctaagatcatcataacaacaagtagatagaacaatagctcttagtgaagttcaatccaatacagggttacctttcgtacctctactcggtcgcctatggtagtcataccaccagaggagaccttgttctaacaaTTAGCTTATTTGTATAGGCAGCTAATAGAGGCCTAAatacgctggcaaatgggtcggggtgtggttggggttgggttagaaattttgcgaccccaacccaaccccaacccatttgtcagcgccaagcttagggttgggttggggttgggttggggtcgcacggaccatgggttagggttgggttatagTAAAAAAATTGCAAGATGTATAATATAGATTTCAATAAAAGAAAAGTTTATATAGTATCACAGTAGATTAACACAGTGTAGCATTAACTAGTTTCATTTATAATATACAGAGGCTTCGCCAGCTAGCATTTAAGCACGTGTATCTAGATATATCTTATAATCTAGAGAAAAGCTAGTAACTCGCGCGCAAAGTAGCGCCTAGCCAATTGAGAATCCTTCTCTTGAATAGTAACCCTCTTTGCGTGAATAGCATTGATGTTGCAGTCTATAAAAGTTATTAAATGAAAAATAGTATAggtgttggaaggtctatagcactagtgctgaaaggaaataacgataactaggaatgcattctgttcggtgatggtgattgattttattacgaacacagctgctacgaaggtatacctaagctctgcgcaaggtgggccgaagtcgggccgaagtgtccagcagccgacgtctctaccgatactcacgatccgacactggaagtcttttctttctgggtagctagtaactctgcttgtatcggtagtgacagtatgtgttgatggtaactgtgtgtagcatcaaccatcaaagcttgtcggcctctgcacccatccctctactcggactgtcagcttattgccgtcaataaagcgttcaagagcgcggtttggcgatgccttggtgaaggcgtctgcaggattgtcttcaccattgatccagcggatctccgtgatctcgcgacgctcatatgattggcgcagcgccatgatgtcgatcatgagacgcttttccttcgtcgtcccaagctttactaggcactcgtacaaggagtacgagtctgtacagataaccaagggaattgcaggtagtctaagtcgttctgtaactatcctcagcgtggttgcaactgcaatgcctatgtcaaagccgttgaccatgccgtagatctctgaggccagtacgctccgtgtgatgcgcttgcattttgtagagctgtagtggatcacgttgccctgtattgtgaaggtgttgacgtcaatagactcgttgacgagcataaggacaaagcctagctgtgagctgaggtccttgttgttggcaaaggagccatCCACAAAGACCATCAACTTGGCCTCCATAAGATTGACAGTGACGTAGCGCAGGCCACGATCgagattctccatctgccatttcaggcgtttgttgagtgccttgatgtcctcgtctgatggttgctgagCTTGAGCAGCGACGGACAGGTCAAATGacgcctctggttggcatgttgatgcgatgtacgctccgcgggcgcgctgctcggtgtactgttgcgcgcggtcgggtgccctgATATCCACAAgcctgatccttcctccttgtcctttctgcctaagggtcaagactctgctggcgtccatcgtgagtgtacatccattGAAGTCTAACTGCACTTCTGGTGTCAGCCTTGCTTTTGGCTTTGACCTGAActctgccttctggatcttcttctcttcacgTGACGAGAACGCTGGTGTCCCGAGCATGAGagtgtcgtctgtctgcatgccaacgatgccgaagatgccTGCGTCGTCTCTGTTCGTGATCAAtaggcatgggtcgtacgtcgatgttgccatgtccagttccttgcaatggtgtccgtgatacgttgtccaccagtggactcctgcctcagcgattccatacagcggcttgatcacatggagtagcgtgccttctggatatcgatggactagctcagtaggaagatgtgcgagtatcgtcctcttcagggTTGTCTGCGCCTGGGGATACGCCTGCGTAATGTCACGGAGCTCGATGTTCATTCCGCGTTGTACCATCtcgggcgccagcgacataatcaggcgctggctacatcgCTGTATGGTTGGAGATTGCGTCAGAATAGTCTCCTTGCCGTGGtcctggtagccttggataactaggcgggatttctcatagggcttggttgtctttcccttgacctcacgtactaggcgtgacttgaagatccggatcttgctgtgtagcctctcgtcgtattgctcaaatttaaagactccacgacctacgaggtcgctgatctcttggtcatcagacgctTCAAAGGGGGCGCCTGAGGTTGTGATCACTCCATCGTTtcgtagcttgatagctagctcaagatcgtcctgctccttcttggtgatgtacgcgtgcgccttccgcttgttctttgaccctggagggcggcctctcctgcgtggttgcactgccggtggtactgctaccggctcatgcggctcattcggcgcgtgtggcgcatcggGGTCGCTCCAAAGGTGGTCcggtctgtagtatggcttgacGACAGTGGATCTGAATGTCGTTGGACCATTGACCATGTCAACAGTGACGTTGTGGCCATctgtactggcgatcttgtacgggccattccagccatcactctctctccatactaagacttcgctctggagtgggagcgcgagcatgtctgcagtggctggtccattgcgggtgttcaaggcgtctgcaacttggtGCTCTGCCGTGATCTTGCGtagggctttcgtcgccttttgaatagcctcgctgcgctTGACCATTGACGGGGATGGCGGTGACTCtgcagtcattcgtgggtacgcTCCAAAGACCAGTAGCGTCGGGACTAGTCCATCGGGgccagcagtatcgttgacagccttcacagccatctggagaatcgcgtcgtcggacatagtgtcagtgagttctgcatagagtatgtcccatgcgcggcgtagaggtgcatggtacctctcagttttgccgatagaccagtgcgcctccgtaggtacttgcttgcatgtgactcccatgatctttgcttctgcgcggaaCTCTGTGCTTGCAAAGTTAGTGCCTGCGTCATGCGTGATAATGTCTGGTGGTCCTTGATacgtgtcgatccatagtatccgcagtgcttgccatgtttctttagctgagatagcgctaaggaacctcgcgccttgaaacgctgttgaggaatcgaccacatgcagtacaggtttgttgctcaggtacatcacatccaccaggatctcatagttgaagtggtgatcatccttgagagtgaatttgaatcggcgcggtgcggagctgtggagctggcagtggtggcagaacttagtgacttcttctagggttctttcttcgaagtcgttatggccagcatCCTTTAAGAGCTTAACAAGTCGCGtgacagctgggtgtccaaatcgtcgatggagccgtcgcaACTCTGTCTCTGTCAGGAACAcagttgctctctctcttttgttcagatggaaccaaggatgtccccatttgcgaattACAGGGATGTTTACGTCACCCTGGACTAGCTCATCTGTGGTGTTGTTAAAGTAGACCTTTAACctgtccatgtctgcaaggcacaataagaatggtgtaggtgCGTCAAGCACCTCAAAGTTGATCGTCCCAATGTCTGTAGAGACCTGTGCAGTGCCAATAGATGATGTAGCCTCGCCCTTGCCGAATTTGATAGATGCCTTTCCTGCTGTAGACGTATCCATCCTAACTGTAGGATCTTCCCTTGTGAGTGCAAGGTACTGCTCCTTGCCAACTGTGGATACGttggcagcgcctgtatccggTAGGATCCCTTGGTACACAGATCTTGTGTAGCGGTCTTCAAGCAGGAACTGTgacgctggcgctgatggcgcgtcttggcggtatacgtcgtcgccagagatgtggtgcaagaacgcctgatctgcaaggcattgctccgtGAAAAACTGCTGTTCAAGGTAtgcttccgcgacgtcgtcatcgtcgtcatcctcgcagtcttcctcctctctccagcctctctgattgtactggctagtgtgctcgatcccttcgtattctgcaagatgtacggagaagtccttgggGGGCTGTGTacctgtaaagtatagcgtagagaagaactgtgtacgggcagccttgcgctcttcgtctgtgtggttggtagaccagcatccttccttctggcaaacaaagcatttcttcctccagcgtggcttgaatcctcgtccgttgtcgtcgcgctgctcgcctcctcgatatgctcctctggatccgcctctgaatcctcctccacctcgagatccACCTCGGATTCTTCTattgccgttgtatcggcgaTCTAAGTAATATTGGTCCTCTGTGACCATCTGGGCAGTGTGTTGCCGTGCAAGGTGTGTCTCAACTGCAGAACGTAGGtctgagaagagtccttcacagattgtggctggtttgaacagtgccatctcaagctctggtactcctcggcaggcattgatgacagtggtacgtagggcatcctcgccctcaaagttcttgccaagggcacgctggcatagctgcagcttgtcaagcaggatctgcagaacctcgtgtagtcccttgtcggggttctctgtgcgggtgcgagcgaaggttgtagtcgtccagtctgtgtagtagtgctggtgatggacgtcatggtcgaagtggtttttgattgccatgtacgcatcagcaaagctgtcatctctctctacaacctgtatgtagaatgtctctgcacgtccggtaaggatacggggaaacactgcgtgaaactgctcttcttggatatctacctgccagcagatgctgaagaagatcttgatcttatcgtctaggagatcgtacgcattccctgtatacttgttgctattgtcccatagcttagagaactgcgtgatcgtattAGCGTCGAGTCGATCGTTGCGggaccatcgcggcggtagcgtcttgtacgggtcgTATGGTAGTTCGGGTGGTCTGTTAGGGACGCGGTTCGTTGGCTGTTGCGGAAATGGCGTGACTTCGCGATATGCAGTCGCTGGCGGCCGTGTCTGTAGTTGCGCACGCCCTTGTTGCGGCTGCGCGGCCTGCTCCCACAGTTGTCGATGCTGAGGCCCTTCTAGCGTACCGCTCATGTGTAGCGGCTGTTGTGGCTCTATTGTTTGGGAACGGCTCTggacgccttgtctcactctatactgctctTGTTGCTCGCCCTGCGACGGTCGTTGTAATTGCGACGGCTGTGGTACTTGCGGTGgctgttgtaattgcggcggttgttgtaattgcggcggttgttgtacttgcggtggttgttgtacagctgGATAGACTGTGTGCTGAGTGTCCTGTTGGCGTTTATTGCTCTGCTGGCGCTGGTACGCTTCGGACTGTTGGTCGAATttcatggctcgaaactctGCTGGTTCCCATTCAAGAGTATTCTCTATACCTAGAATGTTGTAGAGAGAGTCCGCCACCCTGGCGTGATtgttgccagtgtatactcCCCGGTGTCGTAGCACACTCTTAAGAGACCTTAGTGTACCACGCTCAACCTTGCTAAATAGCTCCTtcgtccatccttcaaagtcccatttgtagtcaatgaagaggtcatcgtcccaggccattgacacattgtagtcgtggatagctTTAGCGACCCACGTTGTTGCGTGTGTCTCATTTGCGTCCGCCGgtgcgggtacaccccagagagctgtattgatgaccttgagtgcaactgtgtatggacagtTTTCCATAAGTTGTTCCGCGGTAAATTTGGCCCATGGTGAGTCTGAGAGGTGTTCTGATTGCTCATTCTGTAGTTGATTCTGAGCTTCAGCAGAGTCTGCAGAGCTTATTTCGCTTTGGTTATCCGCCATCTTGCTAGCGGGTGTTGACGcgttgtcggtgttgttgtctcgctggttggtcgtgccagcgcttgttgttgtacgtgatcggatcgtccggagacgctcgtacggttgagttgtattgcgttgctgacgcgctcTGTGTTCGCGGATTAAGCTAAAccagcagctgtagagggAGGTTAAGAGTGCTTTGtgttatctctgcctcgctctgttcttagcacagaatcttctcccgggagtataacgtcgtgcgtcagggagttcgtcgaagatgcggtctgtctcttctaccttgctgtctgtgatcgccttaagcaatcactgatcagtgttggaaggtctatagcactagtgctgaaaggaaataacgataactaggaatgcattctgttcggtgatggtgattgattttattacgaacacagctgctacgaaggtatacctaagctctgcgcaaggtgggccgaagtcgggccgaagtgtccagcagccgacgtctctaccgatactcacgatccgacaatAGGGTAGATAGACTATACCCTCAAAATAACCAACTAAGAAAGCTTCTGTAGCTTCCTGAAGAGCTTCGATTGCAGATCGTTGAAAGCGGATATCGGCCTTGTGCACCTGTGCAAATTCGCGCACTACGCGGGAAAAGGGGAGTTTTCGCAAGAGTAGTTCAAAACCTCTCTGGTATCTCTTGATTTCCCGTAATGCGACAGCTAAGCTAAATTAGAAaatagctgtgataaacgacTGTGATAACCTACTGCCGGCCTtaaacttgcgcttcttcttaacAGCTACAGGTGCCTTTCGCGTAGACTTTCCTGCTACTTGACGTCTAGCCTTACTAGCAAGGGCCTTCTGAGCCGGCTTGCCGCCAGTAACTGTCTTGCCATCAGGACCACCCGGCCGGCTTTACCGGTGACCTTAGGCCGTGGTTTTGTCCTTGCCATTGCGTAGTAGAGTAGATGATGAACGTAGGCGACGTATGTGATTAATTACTGTGATAAATGTGGTCGACAATTAAGAAAGTAGTAGGCTGAAAGagttaggtagctggaaagtttgggcgacggcaatttcccgatttccgcactagtaaaggcagcagcgcacggactgCATGACGTAATTTGCTGTTTCACGATCGCATACAACCATTTCTGTTGCAAAATCAGTAGCGAGCATATCATACAAACGTGTTAAACTGCTGTGATAAACGCCGAGCTCGCGCATGCGTACAGCCCAAAAATGAAGGAATCATCGATGTGTTGATCATTTTGGGTAATTTCCGCGTTTTCGCGCTAGCGCAGGCAGAAGCGCACGGACCATTTCTAGGTGAGCATAATGCTGTCTACCCATTTCTCCAGCCCCTGACGCCCAGTAACTCCCAACACCTAATAACTCTCTTTACTACATTGAaaacaccccatttacaacagcgcattatcacagtccccgccatgcctgtcgcgaaagagcaagtcggcgacgtacctgaaggcctagttccagccatcaaactTGAACCTCCGCCTGGGTTCGAACAAGATGAGTGGGAGCAGCTTACCGATGTAATAATCACAGCCATTTATCACAGCTTATGCTAATATAAGCAGGGATTTGCGTGTGAAGCTGACGAGATTGACGGTATCTTAGATCAAAGAGGTAGTGGGGGTTCacgaaaaggccgacctaTCAATTTGAGCGTCCCCTATACTGGCTCTCTGAGTGGTAGCGCCCGTGCTATTGCTCAACGTGAACGCAAAGCTCTTTTCgataaagaggagaaggtacTTGAAAGCGTTAGAACAGCCGACCGCTCCGCGAAGTACCAACTGAAGAAATCGCTTTTGCAACAGCCTAAGTATAAATTAGCAAATAGTGCTAGACAGGCTAAGCTGCTAGAGAAAGAGTGGGATATACTTTCAGAGAAGCGGTTTACCCAGAAAAAGTCTGGTAAGTTATCACAGCTGTTTATCATAGACATCTGCTAATAGACTATCCCAAGTGGcgaaggatatactagcaATACCAATTGCTCAGGTTGGGGTTGAAAGAGTTTTCAATGTTGCTAAGGATGTTATTGGTAGTCGGAGGCACCGACTATCTGCCCGGACAATACAGCAGATAATGGTTCTTAAGGATACAATATctcaagaggaagaacaGGGTCTAGACTACCTAGTTGCTCAATTAGGGGAGGATGGAGAGCCAATTGACGAGGTTAATGATCTTTTTGAGCTTCCAGCCTCGTTAGAGCATACCTTCGATATAGATGAGGAGAACCAGActacagaagaagagtcggaggaagaggtccaggaggagcgtcaattgccacctcgaaagcgccagcgtcctCAGCGCTACCGTGATAATTAGCTGTGTTAATATATCTCGTTTTATGTATCTACTATATCATCAACGTGTACACATTATCTTAATTAAGTGTTGTTCCGTTAAAGTACCCAAAAaatataacccaaccccaacccaacccaacccaacccaagcccaaccctaccacttggtctgtgcgaccccagcccagccctaacccatggtctgtgcgaccccaacccaaccctaacccatggtctgtgcgaccccaacccaaccccaacccaagactgggtatacccaacccatttgccagcgtaaGCCTAAGAGGTTATCGTGCTTCTATGCTAGTTCTAAGTCCGCCTGCTAGAAGTGCTAGACAAAGAGGACCCGCACACCTAGCTTAAAGCAGCTTAGGTGTAATCTATTGCTACTAACGCTAGGTCTGTGGCTGTGTGGCTGTGTAGCTGTGTGGCTGTACGGCGCTTTTGCCAAGCGCTTTAGAACACCGGAAAATCGGCTCGGATTGGGAGCAGGGCTGTTTTAGGTTTGAAGGCCCTGGCGTATAGCTCATGTCAACGAACACACCTAGCAGCGAAACAGCAACCGCAATCAGCCTCCAACACAGCCATCATGCAATTTCGAGACATAGTGCAACCCACGACTATAACTAACGCGAAAGCTTCCATCCTATAGAGATAAACCGTCGCGCTGCTCTACAGCTCCGCAGACCCGCCGTCGATCCCTTGTCCGACCTACCACGTTCTGGTG includes these proteins:
- a CDS encoding HHT1, Histones H3 and H4, which produces MARTKPRPKVTVTGGKPAQKALASKARRQVAGKSTRKAPVAVKKKRKFKAGTVALREIKRYQRGFELLLRKLPFSRVVREFAQVHKADIRFQRSAIEALQEATEAFLVGYFEALLTSLYSCWFSLIREHRARQQRNTTQPYERLRTIRSRTTTSAGTTNQRDNNTDNASTPASKMADNQSEISSADSAEAQNQLQNEQSEHLSDSPWAKFTAEQLMENCPYTVALKVINTALWGVPAPADANETHATTWVAKAIHDYNVSMAWDDDLFIDYKWDFEGWTKELFSKVERGTLRSLKSVLRHRGVYTGNNHARVADSLYNILGIENTLEWEPAEFRAMKFDQQSEAYQRQQSNKRQQDTQHTVYPAVQQPPQVQQPPQLQQPPQLQQPPQVPQPSQLQRPSQGEQQEQYRVRQGVQSRSQTIEPQQPLHMSGTLEGPQHRQLWEQAAQPQQGRAQLQTRPPATAYREVTPFPQQPTNRVPNRPPELPYDPYKTLPPRWSRNDRLDANTITQFSKLWDNSNKYTGNAYDLLDDKIKIFFSICWQVDIQEEQFHAVFPRILTGRAETFYIQVVERDDSFADAYMAIKNHFDHDVHHQHYYTDWTTTTFARTRTENPDKGLHEVLQILLDKLQLCQRALGKNFEGEDALRTTVINACRGVPELEMALFKPATICEGLFSDLRSAVETHLARQHTAQMVTEDQYYLDRRYNGNRRIRGGSRGGGGFRGGSRGAYRGGEQRDDNGRGFKPRWRKKCFVCQKEGCWSTNHTDEERKAARTQFFSTLYFTGTQPPKDFSQFFTEQCLADQAFLHHISGDDVYRQDAPSAPASQFLLEDRYTRSVYQGILPDTGAANVSTVGKEQYLALTREDPTVRMDTSTAGKASIKFGKGEATSSIGTAQVSTDIGTINFEVLDAPTPFLLCLADMDRLKVYFNNTTDELVQGDVNIPVIRKWGHPWFHLNKRERATVFLTETELRRLHRRFGHPAVTRLVKLLKDAGHNDFEERTLEEVTKFCHHCQLHSSAPRRFKFTLKDDHHFNYEILVDVMYLSNKPVLHVVDSSTAFQGARFLSAISAKETWQALRILWIDTYQGPPDIITHDAGTNFASTEFRAEAKIMGVTCKQVPTEAHWSIGKTERYHAPLRRAWDILYAELTDTMSDDAILQMAVKAVNDTAGPDGLVPTLLVFGAYPRMTAESPPSPSMVKRSEAIQKATKALRKITAEHQVADALNTRNGPATADMLALPLQSEVLVWRESDGWNGPYKIASTDGHNVTVDMVNGPTTFRSTVVKPYYRPDHLWSDPDAPHAPNEPHEPVAVPPAVQPRRRGRPPGSKNKRKAHAYITKKEQDDLELAIKLRNDGVITTSGAPFEASDDQEISDLVGRGVFKFEQYDERLHSKIRIFKSRLVREVKGKTTKPYEKSRLVIQGYQDHGKETILTQSPTIQRCSQRLIMSLAPEMVQRGMNIELRDITQAYPQAQTTLKRTILAHLPTELVHRYPEGTLLHVIKPLYGIAEAGVHWWTTYHGHHCKELDMATSTYDPCLLITNRDDAGIFGIVGMQTDDTLMLGTPAFSSREEKKIQKAEFRSKPKARLTPEVQLDFNGCTLTMDASRVLTLRQKGQGGRIRLVDIRAPDRAQQYTEQRARGAYIASTCQPEASFDLSVAAQAQQPSDEDIKALNKRLKWQMENLDRGLRYVTVNLMEAKLMVFVDGSFANNKDLSSQLGFVLMLVNESIDVNTFTIQGNVIHYSSTKCKRITRSVLASEIYGMVNGFDIGIAVATTLRIVTERLRLPAIPLVICTDSYSLYECLVKLGTTKEKRLMIDIMALRQSYERREITEIRWINGEDNPADAFTKASPNRALERFIDGNKLTVRVEGWVQRPTSFDG
- a CDS encoding Dimer-Tnp-hAT domain containing protein, whose product is MPVAKEQVGDVPEGLVPAIKLEPPPGFEQDEWEQLTDGFACEADEIDGILDQRGSGGSRKGRPINLSVPYTGSLSGSARAIAQRERKALFDKEEKVLESVRTADRSAKYQLKKSLLQQPKYKLANSARQAKLLEKEWDILSEKRFTQKKSVAKDILAIPIAQVGVERVFNVAKDVIGSRRHRLSARTIQQIMVLKDTISQEEEQGLDYLVAQLGEDGEPIDEVNDLFELPASLEHTFDIDEENQTTEEESEEEVQEERQLPPRKRQRPQRYRDN